AGGTGAACACGTCGGTGTCGGCGGCGGGGACGCTGCGCGGCGTGCATTTCGCCGACGTCCCGCCCGGTCAGGCCAAGTACGTGATGTGCCCGGTCGGGGCCGTGCTCGACGTCGTCGTCGATCTGCGCGTCGGCTCGCCGACGTTCGGCCGCCACGACACCGTGCTGCTCGACGACGTTCACCGCCGTGCCGTCTATCTGAGCGAGGGACTCGGCCACGCCTTCTGTTCGCTGGCCGACGGATCGACCGTCGTCTACCTGTGCTCCACCGGGTACAACCCGGATGCCGAACACGGCGTCGACCCGCTCGACGCACAGCTCGGCATCGACTGGCCGACGACGGGCCGTTCCGGCGAATCCCTCGTCTACGAGCTCTCGGCGAAGGACTCCGCCGCCCCCGGCCTGGCCGAAGCGGCCGCCTCGGGTTTGCTGCCCGACTACGCGGAGGTCATGGCCCACCTGCGGGGCCGCGCAGCGCAATAGCGCCCGCCGGTGGTCACATCGGATACGGCGGCAACGGGGCCGAGTGCAGCCATGCCTGCCACAGATCGTTGAGGCTGTGTGTCGAGTGGTCGGCGGCCAGGGTGGTGAAATCCTCGGTGCTCACCGAGCCGTATCGGTACTTGTCGGTCCAATGCCGCAGCAAGGCGAAGAAGGCGT
This genomic interval from Gordonia sp. X0973 contains the following:
- a CDS encoding dTDP-4-dehydrorhamnose 3,5-epimerase family protein, whose amino-acid sequence is MEIRELSISGAWEFTPVQHGDSRGLFLEAFKSPLVSEVIGHGFELAQVNTSVSAAGTLRGVHFADVPPGQAKYVMCPVGAVLDVVVDLRVGSPTFGRHDTVLLDDVHRRAVYLSEGLGHAFCSLADGSTVVYLCSTGYNPDAEHGVDPLDAQLGIDWPTTGRSGESLVYELSAKDSAAPGLAEAAASGLLPDYAEVMAHLRGRAAQ